A stretch of DNA from Lysinibacillus sp. B2A1:
CAGTTAAAACATACCAGCTTTCAAAATAAAACTATTACTGCATGGTATTTATTTTTTTACCATGCAGTTCACCCCTCAAAAAGTCAGCATATGCATTTCTTCATATCACTTCATCTACTACATAATTCTGTATCCTATACTTCCTTACGATTTTTCACTGCCACTACTGCAATAACAACCATGATTAGCTTCACCACCAGTATAAATATGTAAATGCTAAACGATATAATGGCAGGCAGTAACACTAGCCACCAAGACCATGAAATAACGTCTGTAAGCTTTAACACAATAAAAACAACTGTTAAGACTTCTGCAATTCCCACAATGTCCCCACCAATCGACTTTAAATTTTTCCCTACAAAAGTAAGCTACTATTAACTATTATACAACGATTAAAAAACATACCATACTATGTTAACTTTTTGAAAAAAACGGAACCTTTTCGCTGGTAAATCGTATAGATATTGGAAACATAATTTCAGTCATAAAGGAGACAACCAAAGATGAAAAAACCGTTTAAAAAAACTTGGATGATGGCTTCAGCATTAACATTAGGATTAGCTGTAATGACACCACTTCAGGCAGGAGCTACATCTGTGCTAACACCCAACAATGCTACAGTTCAAATGGAACAACAAATTACGGGGACAATTACAGATAATTATGGAGATGGGATCAATCTTAAAGGAAAAGATGGGAAGAATTACTTTATTAGCTTCTATAAATTTTCTAAGGAACAATTAGAAAAAATAAATTTAGTAGAGGGACAAGAAATCTCAGTAGAAGGTTCCATTGTTGACAGTTATTCTGATTTTTACACTTTTGAAGTTTATAAAAGAGATCTACCAAAAGAAATCACAGCTGAAGATCTAGCAAAATTAGAAAAGTTATTTAATGAGATTAAAAAACTTCAAAAAGAAGCAAGTGTGCTTGAAGATACTTCTACAGAAGAGGCAGAAAAGAAGTACGATGTGATTGCTAAGATCTATGAAGATATGTATAAAATCACAAAGCCTTACATCTTAGCTAACTGGGAGCCTCAATCCTTTGATGAGTATGTACAAGAGTTTGGATTTAGTGAAAAAAATATCATCATTGAAGCTGAGGACCAAAAACAGCTTAAGGCAATTTATGATGAATGGGTAAAGCTTGAAAAAGCTGGTATTGAAGAAGACAAGGCAAATGAAAAATTTGACGCATTTTATACAATTCTTCAACCTTATTTAGATAAACTTTATCCGCCACAAACTTTTGAAGAATATATAGAAGACATTGAGTTAGATATTCCTGCTGAAACGTTAGCCAAGCTAAAAACAATCTATGTGGATGCTCAAAAGGCAGAAAAAGATGAAAATGCTGAACTGTCCGAAAAGCTATGGGCTGAATTTTATACTATTATGGATGAATTCTATACTCCACAAACATTTGAAGAATACATGGCTGACTTTGCCTTCGAGGTGAGCGAGGCTGATCAAAAACAATTAAAACAGCTTTATGAGGAAATCCTAGCCCTTGATGATAAGGTAGAACAAGAAAAAATTGATGCCAAATGGGACGCTTTTTATACGATTTTAGATCCATACTTTAAAGCAAACGAAGACATTCTTATCTCTGCTTCTAAGCTAACAATTAACGGTCAGGTTTACATTCCTCAATAATTGAAAATCACCTTAACGTATCTTTCTAATTGTGTTTTTTTCTTAACCTGGTAGTGTTATGTTCCTGTGGGAAAGGGAGTGAATTGCATCAATAAATTTCGAGTAAGAAGATGGCTAAACTTACATGCTGAAAAAGATATCATGGTAACAAGTGAGCATTATAAAAGATTAGGCGAAATAGGGTTAATAAAAATAATTATAATGGGGTCATACAAGGGAAAAAAGATTTCCTTTGATCCTGAACTGTTTGAAATACTCCCCTCCTTCCCTTCAGTCGATGCTGAATCATTGGCCAAATTAGCTCAGGACTTTACAGAAATGCTAAGAGATAATTATGAAAGAGGAAATAAAAAACCAACTCATTACATTTAAAATACAGGTATTTTAAAAAATTCCTAGCTACTTGTTTTCATAGATAGCTAGGAATTTTTTCTTTTCCCCTGTAAATTTTCTTCACTCCAGCCTGTTCCATTTCAATCAAAAAGCTTTCGAGAAAAAATTCCCTAATTTTTTTCACAAGATAAAACTTTTTGCAATGGAAATACGTCTAATAATTGGTAACACCAGTTGAACAAAAGGAGACATGTTGATGAGAAAACCACTTAGAAAAACTTGGATGATTGCTTCTGCACTTACATTAGGAATGGCTGTTTTCACACCACTACAAGCTGGAGCAACATCACAGGAAACAACAAAAGATGTGACGATCCAAATCGAACAGCAAATTAAGGGAACTATTAAAAATATTGTAGGAGACGGCATCAATGTAAAAGGCAAAGACGGTAAAAATTACTTTATTGGTTTTCATAAATTTTCTGAGGATCAAATTGAAAAAATGAACTTAGTCGAAGGACAAGAAATTACTGTAGAAGGAAGTGTATTAAAAGATTATGCTGAATTCTATACATTTGAAGTTTATAAAAAAGGCTTACCTAAAGAGGTAACAGCTGAAGATTTAAAGAAATTGGAAAGCATGTTTACTGAAATCAAAAAATTTGAAAAAGAAGAGAAGTATGATGAAGTAGAAAAGATGTATGCTGCAATGGAGAAAATCACCAAGCCCTATGTATTAGCTAGCTGGCAGCCGGTATCCTTTGAGCAGTATTTAGATGAATATGGATTTAGTGAGAAAAATATCGTGATTAAGGCTAGTGAGAAAAAGCAGCTAAAAGGGATTTATGAAGAATGGGTAAAGCTTGAAAAAGCAGGTAAAGAAGATAAAGCTCAAGAAAAAATGGATGAATTTTATAAAATCTTGCAACCATATTTAGATGAGCTATATCCACCAACTCCTTTTGATGAGTACATGGAGAGTATGGAAGTAGACATTCCTGCTGAAGTTATGACAAAACTAAAAACAATTTATGAAAAAGCTCAAAAGGCAGATAAAGACAACAATATGGAGCTATCCGATCAGCTATGGGGAGAATTCTATGAAGTCATTAACCCATATTTTAAGCCAATTCCATTTGAGGAATTTATCGCTGATTTTGATTTTGAAATCAGTGCAGCAGATAAAAAACAATTAAAAATACTATATGAAGAAGCAACAGCTCTTGATAAAGATGGAAAACTGGAGCAATCTGAAGCAAAATGGGATGCTTTATACAAAATAGTAGATCCCTACTTCCTAGAAAATAAGGAAATTTTAATCTCCGCTTCAAAGCTTACTTTTAAAGGTCAAACATATCTTCCGCAATAGATACACGAAAGGGAGGAATCTCTAATGTCAGATTCCTCCCTTTGTTTTTTAAAGTGTAGACTATTGCTGTGATAGCCCCATAGCGTGTAGCATCGTTGTAAATTTCGCAGAGATTTCATTATATTCACTATCCTGCTCAGAGCTACTGACAATGCCTGCCCCTGCAAATAATGTAATATCCCTATTATTGATTTCAGCACAACGAATCGTAATAACCCATTCCCCATCGCCTTTCTGATCCATATAGCCAACAATTCCAGTATAATAGCCTCTATTAAAGGGCTCCACTTTCTGTATAAACTCTAATGAAGTCTTTTGTGGTGCCCCGCAGATAGCTGGTGTAGGATGTAATAACTGTGCTACATCCAATACTGTCGTAGTATCATTTCTTATTTTTCCCTTTATGATAGTGGATAAATGCATCATTGTATCTGTATAAAGAATAGCAGGTTTTTCATTATACGCTATATCACATAAATAAGGTTGCAGTTTCTCACAAATATAATCCACAACAATTTTATGCTCATGTAAATCTTTTTCTGCATGTAGTAGCTCATACTCAATAGCCTTATCTTGTACCATATCAAAGGTTTTTTTACGTGAACCAGCTAAGGGATTAATCGTTACAATATTCCCTTCCTTTTTCACAAGTAGCTCTGGGCTAGCTCCTATCAAATTTTGAGCGTTGTCTAGGGCAATAGAAAAAATATAGCCTTGTTTATTTTTGTGTAGTAAATTCGTTAACCATGCTGTGATTGGTGGTTCCGTTTGTAATCGATATTTTAATGATCTTGCTAGCACAACTTTGTCAAAATGTTGTCTATTAATGGATTGTATTGCTTCTTGAACCATTTCGTTAAATTGAGGTCTGCTAGGTAAATCAATGCTGTCTTCTATTGACAAGGACTGGGTTGCAGTCTGTAAATCATCTATCAAAATGGAGTGATGGTAATTTCCAAAGGAATCTGGAATAATAATTGTTGCTTTACTACGTTGATCAAATGGGATTGCACCAATAATCATCGGTGCATTATATCGCTTTTGAAGTGCCCTAATTTCCTCTGTGAGGGTTGTAGAATCATTATTGGCCAATTGAAGTCTTTTTTGTTCCCCATTGAATATCAATAATCTTTCAGGCGTCTTCAAAAAGGTATCCTTGTTGTTAAAATGATAAAGGATGTCAGATAGTTTTATTTTTTCCATAGTCTTCACCTTACTTAGATAAATTGATTATGCTTTAATTCTTGTATTATCAGATCTTCTGTGATGTGTATAACATTTAAATTCATCTCTTGACTACAAATAAGAGACAGACGATAAAGGTTATCAACCCTTATGGAATGACAAAATACATCCTTTAATGTTGGTTTTATTTGCTGATTATCCATACTTATTTCGGTTAATTTCATATGTAATCCCATACCTAACATTTTGGAATATGCTTCCTTTAGGGTCCATATTGTATAAAAATAATCTAGCTTTTCTTCCTTTAATCGAATCTCCTTAAAATAGGAAATTTCTTTTTCACTCATAAAAAAATCAATACAATCAAAATCTATAGGCTTGATTCGTTCAATATCGATGCCAATAAAGCTGCAAGTGGATACGGCTCCAGCTAGATATTGTCCAGAGTGAGATATATTAAAATGGACATCTGGCACATGGACAAATGGCTTGCCATATGGACCATATTGAAATTGAACATCAGCTAATCCTGCTTCTTTTAATAGAAGAAAGCGTTTAAAAAGGTCCGAATTATATTTGTTAACATGCTGTGTTTTATATAAATAAATATTTAATTGATTACACTTGGTCATCTTATGCCTTCACTGCCTTGCATAATAGTATCCTCTAAGCTTTGCAAATAAGAATCC
This window harbors:
- a CDS encoding transmembrane Fragile-X-F protein, with protein sequence MGIAEVLTVVFIVLKLTDVISWSWWLVLLPAIISFSIYIFILVVKLIMVVIAVVAVKNRKEV